The Papaver somniferum cultivar HN1 chromosome 3, ASM357369v1, whole genome shotgun sequence genome includes a region encoding these proteins:
- the LOC113356142 gene encoding dihydrolipoyllysine-residue acetyltransferase component 5 of pyruvate dehydrogenase complex, chloroplastic-like, whose protein sequence is MAGLLHIGTSFIPSSSSVINPKSSNQSSSSSSSLPSYTSVRRNNKKTQIQAKIREIFMPALSSTMTEGKIVSWTKSEGDKLSKGESVVVVESDKADMDVETFYDGYLAAIMVEEGGVAAVGSAIAYLAETEDEIEAARSKANSSSSSSSTSPASEMVVAEKPVEAPIAIQPPPLAAAPALFAASSVHPASEGGKRIVASPYAKKLAKELSVNLSAVVGSGPMGRIVAKDVEAAAAAVVSADVSSGSGVQGQKSSSPASTGVELGSVVPFTAMQGAVSRNMLESLKVPTFRVGYTITTDALDALYKKIKSKGVTMTALLAKATALALAKHPVVNSSCRDGKSFTYNSSINVAVAVAIDGGLITPVLQDADKLDIYSLSRKWKELVDKARAKQLQPHEYTTGTFTLSNLGMFGVDRFDAILPPGTGAIMAVGASEPKLVGTKDGRIGVKSQMQVNVTADHRVIYGADLASFLQTLAKIIEDPKDLTF, encoded by the exons ATGGCAGGATTACTCCACATTGGTACATCCTtcattccttcatcatcttcagtaataaaccctaaatcatcaaatcaatcttcttcatcatcatcttcattaccTTCTTATACATCTGTTCGTAGAAACAATAAAAAAACTCAAATCCAAGCTAAGATCCGAGAAATATTCATGCCTGCATTGAGTTCAACAATGACAGAAGGTAAAATTGTATCATGGACAAAATCTGAAGGTGATAAATTATCTAAAGGAgaaagtgttgttgttgttgaatctgATAAAGCTGATATGGATGTTGAAACATTTTATGATGGTTATTTGGCTGCTATTATGGTTGAAGAAGGTGGTGTTGCTGCTGTTGGATCAGCCATTGCTTATCTTGCTGAgactgaagatgaaattgaagctgCTAGATCCAAAGCcaattcatcttcttcgtcttcttctactTCGCCTGCATCTGAAATGGTTGTGGCGGAGAAACCGGTAGAAGCCCCAATTGCTATTCAACCACCACCATTGGCGGCAGCACCTGCTTTGTTTGCAGCTTCTTCGGTTCATCCGGCTTCAGAAGGAGGGAAACGAATTGTTGCATCTCCCTATGCAAAGAAGTTGGCCAAGGAATTGAGTGTTAACTTGAGTGCAGTTGTGGGAAGTGGTCCAATGGGGAGAATTGTTGCTAAAGATgtggaagctgctgctgctgctgttgtctcTGCTGATGTTTCATCTGGTAGTGGAGTACAGGGTCAGAAATCTAGTTCTCCAGCCTCTACAGGGGTTGAATTGGGTAGTGTTGTTCCTTTTACTGCAATGCAGGGTGCTGTTAGTAGAAATATGCTTGAGAGTCTCAAGGTACCAACTTTTAGAGTTGGTTATACAATTACTACTGATGCACTTGATGCTTTATACAAAAag ATCAAGTCAAAGGGTGTTACTATGACTGCTTTACTTGCAAAGGCAACTGCACTTGCTTTGGCTAAACACCCAGTTGTGAATTCTAGCTGTAGAGATGGTAAGAGCTTCACATATAACAGTAGCATCAATGTTGCGGTTGCTGTTGCCATTGACGGTGGTTTGATTACTCCCGTTCTTCAGGATGCTGATAAG CTTGACATTTACTCATTATCAAGGAAATGGAAAGAGTTAGTTGACAAGGCTCGGGCAAAGCAGCTACAACCTCATGAATACACTACAG gTACATTCACGCTTTCAAATCTCGGCATGTTTGGTGTTGACCGATTTGATGCAATTCTACCTCCTGGAACT GGAGCAATCATGGCTGTCGGAGCATCCGAACCTAAACTAGTTGGCACCAAGGATGGACGCATTGGTGTGAAAAGCCAAATGCAG GTAAATGTTACAGCGGACCATCGAGTTATATACGGTGCTGATTTGGCTTCTTTTTTGCAAACCCTAGCAAAGATCATTGAGGATCCCAAAGATCTTACCTTCTAA